The following are from one region of the Platichthys flesus chromosome 2, fPlaFle2.1, whole genome shotgun sequence genome:
- the nuf2 gene encoding kinetochore protein Nuf2 yields MAENTFPVYTADAIVNFYRTEVLTGQEAKHFTKADLTPAPKPEAVQTLYMRVLHLLYRFRPECHSMVPLLENIQYPVNHEGATAIMSVYMRMRQFLPMCLVYDFSLNDLLAPKKQKTLTVLSAIMNFLHFRKQRMDLVLEKQAKFRADMDRLQTYIRSNREAEKKIEMLTTIPPEQQAEADELAAAVSELQATTMHECQEVNVKNDCIAEWKTKIAEKSQKLAHMKVDVSNLKEDIGKLKSQIVESPEELRTQMERMRENVKNIKNSITETDERVVELQNMVQTVTHTEAEIQQMYNLLQDLESSMNNAKQRQEMYQELTAQYEKKQKEIKNLCAEEAQLKRAQGMKLDKESKQNIRRQMKKEMKENHVQDILGQCNQIHQKREDMADKIHEISRETLQLKTKIQSLRDVCSKETEKAQALYDALSASMDNLHKRIETQVVDLKQDFIKISTNF; encoded by the exons CCAGAGGCAGTTCAAACACTGTACATGAGAGTGCTGCATCTCCTGTATCGTTTCAGACCCGAGTGTCACTCCATG GTTCCACTTCTGGAGAACATTCAGTATCCAGTTAATCATGAGGGAGCAACTGCTATCATGAGCGTCTACATGCGCAT GCGGCAGTTTCTGCCCATGTGCCTGGTGTATGATTTTTCTTTGAATGACCTTCTAGCCCCAA AGAAACAGAAGACTCTGACCGTTCTTAGTGCAATCATGAACTTCCTTCacttcaggaagcagaggatggaCTTGGTCTTGGAGAAGCAGGCCAAATTT AGGGCAGACATGGACAGACTGCAGACTTACATCAGAAGCAATcgagaagcagagaaaaagaTTGAGATGCTGAC CACCATCCCACCGGAGCAGCAGGCCGAAGCAGACGAGTTGGCGGCCGCTGTGTCTGAACTTCAGGCCACCACCATGCATGAATGCCAGGAAGTG AATGTAAAAAACGACTGCATCGCTGAGTGGAAAACCAAAATCGCAGAGAAATCTCAGAAACTG GCCCATATGAAAGTGGACGTCAGCAACCTGAAAGAAGACATCGGCAAACTCAAGTCTCAGATCGTGGAGTCtcctgaggagctgaggacTCAGATGGAGAGGATGAGGGAGAATGTCAAGAACATCAAGAACTCCATC ACGGAAACGGATGAGCGAGTGGTGGAGCTGCAGAACATGGTGCAGACTGTGACTCACACTGAGGCTGAGATCCAGCAGATGTACAACCTGCTGCAGGACCTGGAGAGCAGCATGAACAACGCCAAGCAGAGGCAGGAGATG TACCAGGAGCTGACTGCTCAGTATGAGAAGAAGCAAAAGGAGATAAAGAACCTGTGTGCGGAAGAGGCCCAGCTGAAGAGAGCTCAGGGCATGAAGCTGGACAAAGAGTCCAAGCAGAACATCCGGAgacagatgaagaaagagatgaaggagAATCACGTTCAAGACATTCTGGG GCAATGTAACCAAATCCATCAGAAGCGCGAGGATATGGCCGATAAAATCCATGAGATCAGCAGAGAGACACTACAGCTGAAGACCAAGATCCAGAGTCTGAGAGACGTGTGCAGCAAAGAGACGGAGAAAGCTCAG gCTCTGTATGACGCCTTGTCAGCGTCAATGGATAATTTACACAAAAGAATCGAGACGCAGGTCGTGGACCTGAAACAAGATTTCATCAAGATTTCTACAAACTTTTAg
- the efcc1 gene encoding EF-hand and coiled-coil domain-containing protein 1, with protein sequence MMDATDSSDPYSRPARRTQWIVSTLAYHYGLDRGVENEIIVLATGLDQYLQEIFHHMDYQGGGRIPVEDFNILCELLGLNKDSEDSECAGVLDSLPNELTFRHFHAKLCGHFSTKAGCHYENGRLLVGKDSEHIETQIRLRSPLKRQKKLLCVGASGGSCPSEEGRHASGCRVGSCTKECYEEIVALEEAEDRISKLEDENASLRELIEDMRAALQSSDARCLALQVGLWKSHSKHKPEDGCFVASQKQVALASNGNLKSSTYSNLKSLQNIIHEIELLQNSRDRQAEEALLCNDRLEQELWSSKETVAALEDCNRSLKREQVGMRRKVEEARQALLSGLGKVKELEAKANHVPVLQRHILQLESELLYYRSEVSKLQLPGCTRAEQQLTVGSSRPGQRCSPDSQHDRCSPTGRAVTTPDKMEEQLFRSVEGQAASDEEEDKWSRDQQKQVDEVKRILTRLSRCGDRCDDKAFKKLLSNFGRSRSEESCSAVLELLERVTRLHKQLEQKESQAEIDMDQLKDSLVQELQQKAEETELLQMELQMLETERVRLSLVEEKLVDILQLLQQLRDLNVSRRSLGKILLSTLESCSDPQHGKAHILEVLNALYHELAACEILSCGGPLQRTQSQQSLNALIISC encoded by the exons ATGATGGATGCAACAGACTCCAGTGACCCGTACAGCCGCCCGGCGCGCAGGACGCAATGGATAGTCAGCACCCTGGCCTACCATTACGGACTGGACAGGGGAGTGGAGAACGAGATCATAGTGCTGGCCACCGGCCTGGATCAGTACCTGCAGGAGATCTTCCATCATATGGACTATCAGGGGGGAGGCAGGATCCCCGTGGAGGACTTCAACATCCTGTGTGAGCTCCTGGGATTGAACAAAGACTCGGAGGACTCGGAGTGCGCCGGAGTTTTGGACAGTTTACCCAACGAGCTCACCTTCAGGCACTTCCACGCCAAACTGTGCGGACACTTCAGCACCAAGGCGGGGTGTCACTACGAGAACGGCCGGCTGCTGGTCGGGAAGGACAGCGAGCATATCGAGACTCAGATCCGCCTCAGGAGCCCCTTGAAGCGGCAAaagaagctgctgtgtgtgggTGCGAGCGGCGGCTCCTGTCCCTCCGAGGAGGGGCGGCACGCCTCCGGCTGCAGGGTCGGCTCCTGCACCAAGGAGTGCTACGAGGAGATAGTAGCTCTGGAGGAGGCCGAGGACCGGATTAGCAAACTGGAGGACGAGAATGCAAGTTTGAGGGAGCTGATCGAGGACATGAGAGCTGCACTTCAGAGCAGTGATGCCCGCTGCTTGGCCCTGCAG gtAGGACTATGGAAGAGTCActccaaacacaaaccagaggaCGGCTGTTTTGTTGCCAGCCAGAAACAAGTTGCCCTTGCGAGCAACGGCAACCTGAAAAGTAGCACCTACAGCAACCTTAAGAGCCTGCAGAACATCATCCACGAGATCGAATTGCTGCAGAACTCCAGAGACCGACAGGCTGAGGAAGCCCTGTTGTGCAATgacagactggagcaggagctgtGGAGCTCCAAAGAGACTGTAGCCGCTTTGGAGGACTGCAACCGATCTCTGAAGAGGGAGCAGGTGGGCATGAGGCGGAAGGTCGAGGAGGCCAGGCAGGCGCTTCTCAGTGGACTGGGTAAAGTGAAGGAACTGGAGGCCAAGGCCAATCACGTGCCAGTGCTGCAGAGACACATCCTCCAGCTGGAGTCAGAGCTCCTCTACTACAG GTCAGAGGTGTCAAAACTACAACTCCCAGGCTGCACcagggcagagcagcagctgaccgTTGGCAGCAGCAGGCCGGGCCAGAGATGCTCGCCGGATTCGCAACACGACCGCTGTTCCCCGACAGGTCGCGCTGTGACGACGCCTGACAAAA TGGAGGAGCAGCTGTTTCGATCGGTGGAAGGCCAGGCCGCCTCTGACGAGGAAGAGGACAAGTGGAGCAGGGATCAGCAGAAGCAGGTGGACGAGGTGAAGCGGATCTTGACCAGGCTGTCCCGCTGTGGAGACAG GTGCGACGACAAGGCATTCAAGAAGCTGCTGTCCAACTTCGGGAGGTCGAGGAGCGAGGAGAGCTGCAGTGctgtgctggagctgctggagagggtGACCAGGCTGCACaagcagctggagcagaaggAGAGCCAGGCAGAGATAGACATGGACCAG ttgaaGGATTCTTTGGTCCAGGAGCTCCAGCAGAAGGCCGAGGAGACCGAGCTGCTTCAGATGGAGCTGCAAATGTTGGAGACAGAAAGGGTTCGTCTGTCACTGGTGGAGGAGAAACTCGTGGAcattctgcagctcctccagcagctcagagaCCTG AACGTCTCGCGAAGGTCCCTCGGGAAAATCCTGCTCAGCACTTTGGAGTCTTGCAGCGACCCACAACATG GGAAAGCCCACATTCTGGAGGTGCTCAACGCTCTCTACCATGAACTGGCTGCCTGTGAGATTCTGTCCTGTGGTGGACCTCTGCAGCGAACACAGAGTCAGCAGTCCCTGAACGCTCTCATCATCTCCTGCTAG
- the cfap57 gene encoding cilia- and flagella-associated protein 57 gives MSAVVAQSHFIFGLRRGVDNNVCFFDEQTVVFPCGNNCVCYNTVHRHQRFIPGSEKSQGMRALAISSNRRYLAVSECGEKATITVFDLQHEQGRKRKVLTAGDVPVQEFVCMAFSPDSKYLIGQTAGPEWMLIFWLWEKQKVLASVKTSIANNPITQVSFNPYNNMQLCVSGTGVFKLFRYSEGALKQSSFPKVESINFLCHTWMTAERVIAGTDTGRLLVFESGDLRREINTSSKGVQEQPDRQVGTRMIRDTDVDEASTVSRITAILSYSKGFVCSMGPGTVCLFEKTEEDSYRKSRGIKILPDPHSNEMTQADCQEIDTMCISPAEETLAISTDQGQLYSVSLSSMDIHKDERVHFEFLSQSFHSKSITGLSVCLRKPLAATSSLDRSVRIWNYETKVLELYKEFQEEAYSVALHPTGLFILVGFSDKLRLMNLVIDDIRTFKEFTVRSCRECAFSHGGHMFAAVNGNVIHIYSVTSFENILNLKGHNGKIRGIEWSLDDSRLVSCGMDGAVYEWNTQTGKRESESVLKSCSYTDVAFSSDCKSILAVGSDLMLKEIQDCQVLREVPADEVAHTALAVSHSGRVVFTGAASGTIRAIKYPLPIQKDWIMYQAHCGPVTKMVITYDDQFLLTASEDGCLSMWKIIDKEGRGLKSNRQIVHTEEILVTKSDLEEKTQNMLELKMRLEELQMENEYQLRLKDMNYNEKMKEISDKFTQQIKSLQTAQQTMKTEMEKNECEHQESSAEVRVKHSRELKDLETSYSQKLIVEHEKHQDLQHQYQRMKEDFEIQRKSAEEHYIQTIEELTQSYEAKLQEKTQQLAQYQEEAEQEICGFKEIIKQVEEDEERKIHDIQIKYEKKLHTVKETNTNLKGETGIMAQKFHSLQRQIEDRGTDINKLKQERQRLLGLIRSLESDIEDLKRQIAGHEKTNQDKDKTISGLKKKNQELEKLRFVLDFQLSDLKKQTEPQQDEISEKKERIRQLQEELLQTDQSNTQLKLTVSDLRLKLRTRDKEMHKEMQKLKDLEIHLLRLKSDLHNCVGFIQDPRKLKESVQMIYTRYVPETEGVEKSGVDQDVQRAFIRQRDHQERTVNSLKMRAAKSAEEHEETYLRIMKENVSLITEINDLRKELCLVRTQVGDYKAQLTSYKRSHQLRPNSGEGPKKEPTHEDVS, from the exons ATGTCCGCTGTGGTGGCTCAGTCCCACTTCATCTTCGGCCTGCGGAGAGGGGTGGACAACAATGTGTGTTTCTTCGACGAGCAGACCGTGGTGTTCCCCTGTGGAAACAACTGTGTGTGCTACAACACGGTCCACAGGCACCAGAGGTTCATTCCAG GCTCAGAGAAAAGCCAGGGCATGCGTGCTTTGGCCATCAGCTCCAACCGGCGTTACCTGGCAGTGTCGGAGTGTGGCGAGAAGGCGACCATCACAGTGTTCGACCTGCAGCATGAGCAGGGCAGAAAGAGGAAGGTTCTGACTGCAGGGGATGTGCCTGTTCAAGAGTTTGTGTGCATGGCGTTTTCCCCTGATTCCAAGTATCTCATCGGCCAGACAGCGGGTCCGGAGTGGATGTTGATCTTCTGGCTTTGGGAAAAGCAGAAAGTTCTGGCTTCCGTGAAGACCAGCATTGCAAATAACCCGATCACCCAG GTCAGCTTCAACCCTTACAACAAcatgcagctgtgtgtgagcGGGACGGGTGTGTTCAAGCTGTTCCGCTACTCAGAGGGAGCCCTAAAGCAGAGCAGCTTCCCAAAGGTGGAGAGCATCAACTTTCTGTGTCACACGTGGATGACAGCGGAGCGGGTGATTGCTGGGACGGACACGGGCAGGCTGCTGGTGTTTGAGTCTGGTGACCTGCGAAGAGAGATCAACACATCTTCCAAGGGTGTGCAGGAGCAGCCTGACAG GCAAGTGGGGACGAGGATGATCAGAGATACTGACGTAGATGAAGCCTCGACTGTTTCTCGCATCACAGCCATCTTGTCCTATTCCAAGGGCTTTGTGTGCTCCATGGGTCCAGGCACTGTTTGTCTCTttgaaaagacagaggaggacagctACAGGAAGAGCAGGGGGATAAAG ATTCTCCCAGACCCACACAGCAATGAGATGACCCAAGCTGACTGTCAGGAGATTGACACCATGTGCATCAGCCCAGCAGAGGAGACCCTGGCCATCAGCACAGACCAAGGACAGCTGTACAGCGTCAGCCTGTCCTCTATGGACATCCACAAG GATGAAAGGGTGCATTTTGAGTTCCTCTCTCAGTCCTTCCACTCAAAGTCCATCACTGGTTTATCCGTCTGCCTGCGGAAGCCCCTGGCAGCCACCAGCTCTCTGGACCGCTCTGTCCGCATCTGGAACTACGAGACAAA AGTGTTGGAGCTGTACAAGGAGTTCCAGGAGGAGGCGTACAGCGTGGCTCTGCACCCCACTGGCCTCTTCATCCTGGTGGGTTTCTCAGACAAACTCAGGCTCATGAACCTGGTTATCGATGACATCCGCACCTTCAAGGAGTTCACTGTGCGCAGCTGCAGAgag TGTGCTTTCAGCCACGGGGGCCACATGTTTGCAGCGGTCAATGGAAATGTCATTCACATCTACTCCGTCACCTCTTTTGAGAATATCCTAAATCTGAAGGGTCACAATGGGAAG aTCCGTGGCATTGAATGGAGCCTGGACGACAGCCGGCTGGTGTCATGTGGGATGGATGGTGCGGTGTATGAGTGGAACACACAAACTGGCAAACGCGAGTCAGAGAGCGTCCTCAAGTCCTGCAGCTACACAGATGTGGCCTTCTCCTCAGACTGTAAGAGCATCCTGGCTGTGGGAAGCGACCTCATGCTGAAGGAGATCCAAGATTGTCAA GTGCTGAGGGAGGTTCCTGCTGATGAGGTGGCTCACACGGCCCTCGCAGTGTCTCACTCTGGTCGGGTGGTCTTCACCGGGGCGGCCAGTGGAACCATCAGGGCCATTAAATACCCATTACCCATCCAGAAGGACTGGATCATGTACCAGGCTCACTGTGGCCCAGTTACCAAG ATGGTGATCACCTACGATGATCAGTTCCTGCTGACAGCGTCTGAAGACGGCTGTCTGTCGATGTGGAAGATCATTGATAAGGAGGGCCGAGGACTGAAGAGCAACAGGCAGATCGTCCACACCGAAGAGATTCTTGTCACCAAGTCAGACCTGGAGgaaaag ACGCAGAATATGCTGGAGCTGAAGATgcgtctggaggagctgcagatggAGAACGAGTACCAGCTCCGCCTGAAGGACATGAACTACAacgagaagatgaaggagattTCGGACAAGTTTACACAGCAAATAAAATCTCTGCAAACTGCACAACAG ACCATGAagacagagatggaaaaaaatgaGTGTGAGCACCAGGAGAGTTCTGCAGAGGTCAGAGTGAAACATTCCAGAGAACTCAAGGATCTGG AGACATCCTACAGCCAGAAGCTCATTGTAGAGCATGAGAAGCACCAGGATCTTCAGCATCAGTATCAGAGAATGAAGGAGGACTTCGAGATACAGCGGAAGTCTGCAGAGGAGCATTATATCCAAACCATAGAGGAGCTGACACAGTCATACGAGGccaagctgcaggagaagactCAGCAACTAgctcag TatcaggaggaggcagagcaggagaTCTGTGGGTTTAAAGAGATCATaaagcaggtggaggaggacgaggagaggaagatcCACGACATCCAAATCAAGTATGAGAAGAAGCTGCACACAGTTAAAGAGACCAACACAAATCTGAAGGGAGAAACAGGCATCATGGCTCAAAAG TTCCACAGTCTTCAGAGGCAGATTGAGGACAGGGGCACTGACATTAACAAGTTGAAGCAGGAGCGTCAGCGGCTGCTGGGTTTGATCCGCTCTCTGGAGAGTGACATCGAGGACCTGAAGAGACAGATCGCTGGGCATGAAAAGACCAACCAGGacaag GATAAGACGATCTCTGgcttgaagaagaagaaccaggaACTGGAGAAGTTGAGGTTTGTTCTCGATTTCCAGTTGAGCGACTTGAAGAAGCAGACCGAGCCTCAACAAGACGAGATCAgtgaaaagaaggagaggaTCCGTCag ctgcaggaggagctgctgcaaaCTGACCAGAGCAACACTCAGCTGAAACTCACCGTCTCGGACCTGAGGCTCAAACTGAGGACCAGAGACAAGGAGATGCACAAGGAGATGCAGAAA CTGAAAGATCTGGAGATACACCTGCTGCGGCTCAAGTCAGACCTCCATAACTGTGTTGGCTTCATCCAAGACCCGAGGAAACTGAAGGAGAGCGTGCAGATGATCTACACCCGCTACGTACCGGAGACTGAAGGG GTGGAGAAAAGCGGCGTAGACCAAGATGTTCAGAGGGCGTTCATTCGCCAGCGCGATCACCAGGAGAGGACCGTTAATAGTCTCAAGATGAGGGCTGCTAAATCTgctgaggaacatgaggaaacCTACTTACGGATCATGAAG GAGAATGTTTCTCTGATTACTGAAATCAATGATCTGCGTAAGGAGTTGTGTTTGGTGAGAACTCAGGTTGGAGATTACAAAGCTCAGCTGACCTCGTACAAGAGGTCCCACCAGTTACGTCCCAACTCAGGGGAAGGACCCAAAAAGGAGCCTACACATGAGGACGTCAGTTAA